From Streptomyces asiaticus, one genomic window encodes:
- a CDS encoding DUF6282 family protein, with translation MRERPAIAAVLDGLVDMHVHSGPSPFPRRFDHVEAAQDGARIGMRAMVAKSHHHNTQMDILAMRGRLDGVAASAYGGIALNSTVGGLNVHAVRMCLRMGGKVVWFPTISSGRHIDCHPEDGAFPTTTVPLTLERIDIVDERGELKPEAAEILDEIKEQEAVVNGGHMYPEYIRTLFRAAKDRGMTRMVVSHPDYVIGADPELCRELIALGAFIEHEVGMYDPEGTQKRDPKRLLTWIEALGPEHTVLASDFGQAINPKPVDAWLRVAGALLDLGLPEKDLRRMVRDNPAHLLNLDS, from the coding sequence ATGAGGGAACGTCCTGCCATCGCCGCCGTCCTGGACGGACTGGTCGACATGCATGTCCACTCCGGCCCCAGCCCGTTTCCCCGTCGCTTCGACCACGTCGAAGCCGCGCAGGACGGTGCCCGGATCGGGATGCGCGCCATGGTCGCCAAGTCCCACCACCACAACACCCAGATGGACATCCTGGCGATGAGGGGACGCCTGGACGGAGTCGCCGCGTCCGCCTACGGTGGCATCGCGCTCAACAGCACCGTCGGCGGTCTCAATGTGCACGCGGTGCGCATGTGTCTGCGCATGGGCGGCAAGGTCGTCTGGTTCCCGACCATCTCCTCGGGCCGGCACATCGACTGCCACCCCGAGGACGGGGCGTTCCCGACCACCACCGTGCCCCTGACCCTCGAACGCATCGACATCGTCGACGAGAGGGGTGAACTGAAGCCCGAGGCGGCCGAGATACTCGACGAGATCAAGGAGCAGGAAGCCGTCGTCAACGGCGGCCATATGTACCCCGAGTACATCCGTACGCTGTTCCGGGCCGCGAAGGACCGCGGCATGACGCGGATGGTCGTCAGCCACCCCGACTATGTGATCGGCGCCGACCCCGAGCTGTGCCGCGAGCTCATCGCACTCGGCGCGTTCATCGAGCACGAGGTCGGCATGTACGACCCCGAGGGGACGCAGAAGAGGGATCCGAAGCGGCTGCTGACCTGGATCGAGGCGCTCGGCCCGGAGCACACCGTACTGGCCTCGGACTTCGGGCAGGCGATCAACCCGAAACCGGTGGACGCCTGGTTGCGGGTCGCCGGGGCGCTGCTCGACCTCGGCCTGCCGGAGAAGGACCTGCGGCGCATGGTCCGCGACAACCCGGCCCATCTGCTCAACCTCGACAGCTGA
- a CDS encoding HpcH/HpaI aldolase family protein, whose protein sequence is MSAPRRTGAGLFAQDRATTPLGTWLKIASGEPVEIMAYAGFDFVVIDLEHAPLDLQTAYRLINSAAALGTVPLVRVPDTTASTIQKILDAGAMGILVPHVDTVEEAAAVGRACRFPPHGVRGAGATSRAGAWGLRPGADYLATGNDDVLCIPQLESVEAIRAAPRILALDSVDAVFVGAADLSMSMGSTPASPEVLELIASAREAAHTAGKPCGLAFGGAPERAARAVLDGCDFVLLSNDTSMLAETARGLVTAFREAEGRP, encoded by the coding sequence ATGAGCGCGCCACGACGCACCGGCGCCGGGCTGTTCGCACAGGACCGCGCCACCACCCCGCTCGGCACCTGGCTGAAGATCGCCTCGGGTGAGCCGGTCGAGATCATGGCGTACGCCGGGTTCGACTTCGTCGTGATCGACCTGGAGCACGCGCCGCTGGACCTCCAGACCGCGTACCGGCTGATCAACTCGGCCGCCGCGCTGGGCACGGTGCCCCTGGTACGGGTGCCGGACACGACGGCCTCGACGATCCAGAAGATCCTCGACGCGGGGGCCATGGGCATCCTCGTACCCCACGTCGACACCGTCGAGGAGGCCGCCGCCGTCGGGCGGGCATGCCGGTTCCCGCCCCACGGTGTGCGCGGCGCCGGCGCCACCAGCCGTGCCGGAGCGTGGGGGCTCCGCCCCGGCGCCGACTACCTGGCCACCGGCAACGACGACGTGCTGTGCATTCCGCAGCTCGAAAGCGTCGAGGCCATCAGGGCCGCACCGCGGATCCTGGCTCTCGACTCCGTCGACGCGGTGTTCGTGGGCGCCGCGGACCTTTCGATGTCGATGGGTTCCACGCCCGCCTCGCCGGAGGTGCTCGAACTCATCGCCTCCGCGCGGGAAGCCGCGCACACCGCGGGAAAGCCCTGCGGGCTCGCGTTCGGCGGCGCGCCCGAGCGTGCCGCGCGGGCGGTGCTCGACGGCTGTGACTTCGTCCTGCTCAGCAATGACACATCGATGCTGGCGGAGACCGCGCGCGGGCTGGTCACGGCGTTCCGGGAAGCGGAGGGTCGCCCATGA
- a CDS encoding LLM class flavin-dependent oxidoreductase has translation MTLSLPRSALSIAELDDLDHGGAVRFLRLLEEAGHPMVWIPEVAGREAFTTAALALGSTRRMVVGNGVARALERVPKSAASAARDLAAGYPGRYVLGLGVSGAVRERGVGPLPFLRHYLDEVDATLARRGGGVAVPRVLGAYSPRITRLASERADGLITFLVTPEHTRWARETIGDDPFLSVVQWAVVGRDRAAAREVARRRLAYYLTLPHQIAKLTRLGFTEADLTPPGSDRLVDALVVRGTPEQVRQAVRRQYDAGATQVAISLVGRLDDAKLDAYRALAPAHHPPPHTNRTTGEDT, from the coding sequence ATGACACTCTCCTTGCCGCGCTCGGCGCTGTCGATCGCCGAGCTGGACGACCTCGACCACGGGGGAGCGGTGCGCTTCCTCCGCCTACTGGAGGAGGCCGGCCATCCTATGGTATGGATCCCCGAGGTCGCCGGGCGCGAAGCGTTCACCACCGCCGCGCTCGCGCTCGGTTCGACACGACGGATGGTCGTGGGCAACGGCGTCGCCCGCGCACTCGAACGCGTGCCGAAGTCCGCGGCCTCGGCGGCGCGGGACCTCGCTGCCGGCTATCCCGGGCGCTATGTGCTGGGGCTCGGGGTCAGCGGCGCGGTCCGCGAGCGGGGTGTCGGCCCGTTGCCGTTCCTCCGCCACTACCTTGACGAAGTCGACGCGACCCTCGCCCGCCGCGGCGGCGGGGTGGCGGTGCCGCGGGTGCTCGGCGCGTACTCGCCCCGGATAACCCGCCTCGCCTCCGAACGTGCCGACGGCCTCATCACCTTCCTCGTCACACCGGAGCACACCCGCTGGGCGCGCGAGACGATCGGGGACGATCCGTTCCTGTCGGTCGTCCAGTGGGCGGTGGTGGGCCGCGACCGCGCCGCCGCCCGCGAGGTGGCACGCAGGCGTCTCGCCTACTACCTGACGCTGCCGCACCAGATCGCGAAGCTGACCCGGCTCGGGTTCACCGAGGCCGACCTCACCCCGCCAGGGTCCGACCGGCTCGTCGACGCCCTCGTCGTCCGCGGCACACCGGAGCAGGTGCGCCAGGCGGTACGGCGGCAGTACGACGCGGGCGCCACGCAGGTCGCCATCAGCCTGGTCGGAAGGCTGGACGACGCCAAGCTCGACGCCTACCGGGCGCTCGCCCCCGCACACCATCCGCCCCCGCACACCAACCGAACGACGGGAGAGGACACATGA
- a CDS encoding 3-keto-5-aminohexanoate cleavage protein, which produces MRAAEKVIITTAVTGSVHVPSQSPYLPLSAEQVAEAALEAVEAGSAVVHLHARQPDGRPTFEPEVFERIVGRITARTDAVINITTGGSPAMTMEQRLAAAVRLRPELASMNMGSMNFVYSGMADRVTDWKHDWERPHVLTSYSRPFINTFETIEHALRTLGESGTRFEYECYDIGHLYSLAHFADRGLAKPPLLIQGVFGVLGGIGADHENLDHMVRVADKLFGDDYSFSAFAAGRDQMRFATHSALLGGHVRVGLEDSLWIGKGRLAGSNAQQVRKIRSLVEDADRQIATPADARAMLALRGVTDIDRSTVS; this is translated from the coding sequence ATGCGGGCGGCCGAGAAGGTCATCATCACCACCGCGGTGACGGGCTCCGTACACGTGCCGTCCCAGAGCCCCTACCTCCCGCTGTCCGCCGAGCAGGTGGCCGAGGCAGCGCTCGAGGCGGTCGAGGCCGGATCCGCCGTCGTGCATCTGCACGCCCGGCAACCGGACGGGCGGCCCACGTTCGAGCCCGAGGTCTTCGAGCGGATCGTCGGGCGGATCACCGCGCGGACCGACGCCGTCATCAACATCACGACCGGTGGTTCGCCGGCGATGACGATGGAGCAACGCCTGGCGGCGGCCGTCCGGCTCCGGCCCGAGCTCGCGTCGATGAACATGGGCTCGATGAACTTCGTGTACTCGGGGATGGCCGACCGGGTGACCGACTGGAAGCACGACTGGGAGCGGCCCCATGTGCTCACGTCCTACTCCCGGCCGTTCATCAACACCTTCGAGACGATCGAACACGCCTTGCGCACGCTCGGCGAGTCCGGCACCCGGTTCGAGTACGAGTGCTACGACATCGGACACCTCTACTCGCTCGCCCACTTCGCCGATAGGGGCCTGGCCAAGCCACCCCTGCTGATCCAGGGCGTGTTCGGCGTCCTCGGCGGCATCGGCGCCGATCACGAGAACCTGGACCACATGGTGCGCGTCGCGGACAAGCTCTTCGGCGACGACTACTCCTTCTCCGCCTTCGCGGCCGGCCGCGACCAGATGCGGTTCGCCACCCACAGCGCCCTGCTCGGCGGCCATGTGCGCGTGGGGCTCGAGGACAGCCTGTGGATCGGCAAGGGGCGACTCGCGGGGAGCAACGCCCAGCAGGTCAGGAAGATCCGCTCGCTCGTCGAGGACGCGGAC